A single region of the Spirosoma linguale DSM 74 genome encodes:
- a CDS encoding histidine kinase (PFAM: histidine kinase A domain protein; ATP- binding region ATPase domain protein~SMART: histidine kinase A domain protein; ATP- binding region ATPase domain protein~KEGG: mca:MCA1765 sensor histidine kinase) encodes MKLLALTYRYYAGLALGVLALSVPVFYGIIQWLVIVDVDEALLARKQEIQQLVVKRPASTLQYLPSTDPNIRLLRVASCPGSDYFHDKDYYLPLLQELEPHRELVTCLKAGEEVYQLFIRQSLVEEEDFMLTITGLQTGLLLLLLLGLGLINRRITRSLWQPFTDALRRIRNFRLESDQAPSWSTTEIDEFRELHQSLTTLLTRNQQVYTSQKQFTENASHEMQTPLAIMSAELEVLSQTDDLPDDALDHVQKAASAVNRLSHINRALLLLTKIENMQYAEVCPVDIGALTARLLDWYADFIVHKQLTFRHLTAQDTTLSMNPQLADVLVGNLLKNAIRHNQPGGMLTCTVSRTMLCIENTGDPLPFPASQLFDRFVKNPALPDATGLGLAIVKQIADRYGLPLRYQFNADQSIHRFELGLQPSHSAADSII; translated from the coding sequence ATGAAACTATTAGCCCTGACCTACCGGTACTACGCGGGACTGGCTTTGGGCGTGCTGGCCCTGAGCGTCCCCGTTTTTTACGGAATCATTCAGTGGTTGGTGATTGTCGATGTCGATGAAGCCTTATTGGCCCGCAAGCAGGAGATTCAACAGTTGGTAGTTAAACGGCCGGCTTCTACTCTACAGTATCTACCCTCAACGGACCCCAACATCCGGTTGTTACGGGTAGCCAGTTGTCCTGGTTCAGACTACTTTCATGATAAGGACTACTATTTACCCTTACTCCAGGAACTCGAACCCCATCGGGAATTAGTCACCTGCCTGAAAGCCGGGGAAGAAGTTTATCAACTCTTTATTCGTCAGTCGCTGGTTGAAGAGGAGGATTTTATGCTAACCATTACCGGTTTGCAAACGGGCCTACTCCTGCTACTCTTACTAGGACTGGGACTGATTAACCGGCGGATTACCCGGTCACTTTGGCAACCTTTCACGGATGCCTTACGGCGGATACGCAACTTCCGGCTCGAAAGTGACCAGGCGCCCAGCTGGTCGACTACTGAGATCGATGAATTTCGGGAGTTGCATCAGTCCCTGACCACTCTATTGACCCGCAACCAGCAGGTGTACACTTCCCAGAAACAATTCACTGAAAATGCCTCTCACGAAATGCAGACGCCCCTGGCCATCATGTCGGCTGAACTGGAAGTGCTTTCGCAAACGGATGACTTGCCCGATGACGCGCTGGATCACGTGCAGAAAGCTGCCAGTGCCGTCAATCGACTGTCCCATATTAACCGGGCGCTATTGCTGCTCACTAAAATTGAAAATATGCAGTATGCCGAGGTGTGTCCCGTCGATATAGGGGCGTTGACCGCTCGATTACTCGACTGGTACGCGGATTTTATTGTCCACAAACAACTGACGTTCCGTCATTTGACGGCCCAGGATACCACCCTTTCGATGAATCCGCAGTTGGCGGACGTACTGGTGGGGAATCTGTTGAAAAATGCGATCCGGCATAACCAGCCAGGGGGCATGCTGACCTGTACGGTGTCCCGCACAATGCTTTGCATTGAGAACACGGGGGATCCGCTGCCCTTTCCGGCCAGCCAGCTCTTTGACCGTTTCGTTAAGAATCCCGCCCTCCCCGATGCGACGGGGCTAGGCCTGGCGATTGTCAAACAGATTGCCGACCGATACGGGCTTCCTCTTCGCTACCAGTTCAACGCAGACCAATCCATACACCGATTTGAGCTGGGGCTACAGCCAAGTCACAGTGCCGCTGACTCTATAATCTAA
- a CDS encoding two component transcriptional regulator, winged helix family (PFAM: response regulator receiver; transcriptional regulator domain protein~SMART: response regulator receiver~KEGG: rme:Rmet_5331 two component transcriptional regulator, winged helix family): MKLLLIEDEPVLQQTIRTYLEREGYRVTTADTFLQGSRRANDYEYDCLLVDITLPGGNGLDIIREVKQLQPQTGIIIISAKDALDDRITGLDLGADDYLTKPFHLSELNSRLKSVLRRRLFAGSQIITFGALTIDPQPQQVQIQGQPVEMTGKQYDLLLYLISNKNRLLSKAAIAEHVWGDSMELADSHDFIYQHVKNLRKKLLAAGCPDYIKTRYGAGYLFTLDT, from the coding sequence ATGAAACTGCTGCTGATTGAAGATGAACCGGTATTGCAACAAACCATTCGAACCTACCTGGAGCGGGAAGGGTACCGGGTCACCACGGCCGATACCTTTTTGCAGGGCTCCCGGCGGGCTAACGACTACGAGTATGATTGTCTGCTGGTTGACATTACGCTGCCGGGGGGTAATGGACTGGACATTATCCGGGAGGTCAAACAGCTCCAGCCTCAGACGGGCATCATCATTATATCGGCGAAGGACGCGCTCGATGACCGCATTACGGGGCTGGACCTGGGGGCTGACGATTACCTGACTAAGCCCTTTCACCTATCGGAGTTGAACTCCCGGCTGAAATCTGTGCTGCGACGACGCTTATTTGCGGGCAGTCAGATCATTACCTTCGGTGCGCTGACGATTGATCCCCAACCCCAGCAGGTGCAGATTCAGGGGCAACCCGTTGAAATGACGGGTAAGCAATATGATCTATTACTATACTTGATCAGTAATAAAAACCGGCTATTATCGAAGGCGGCTATCGCCGAGCACGTCTGGGGTGATTCGATGGAATTAGCCGACTCACACGATTTTATCTACCAGCACGTCAAGAACTTACGAAAGAAATTGCTGGCCGCTGGTTGCCCGGATTACATCAAGACCCGTTACGGGGCAGGCTACTTATTTACGCTGGATACATGA
- a CDS encoding major intrinsic protein (PFAM: major intrinsic protein~KEGG: bid:Bind_3485 major intrinsic protein), giving the protein MKPEEWKAVIAEGIGTALLVFGGISFVIIDFGPGSIVASYVPDAMVRRFVTGFLFGSVGCLITLSPLGRISGAHLNPAVTIAFFGRGLLPWRALFGYIIAQLAGATLGAGALAVWGSMGDSLREGITVPGHNVGTAFAGEAFVTFCLICVILLFTSHDRLKAYTPFMIPPLFSVLVGLEAPLSGCSANPARSFGPAVWSGIWTDHWLYWLAPVTGTFGALLVFALPVLQWLRTDIAKLYHFRHDETGFLRGQEQPASI; this is encoded by the coding sequence ATGAAGCCAGAAGAGTGGAAAGCGGTAATCGCGGAAGGAATTGGTACGGCCTTGCTGGTTTTCGGAGGCATATCGTTTGTCATTATTGACTTCGGACCTGGAAGTATTGTAGCCAGTTACGTGCCTGACGCGATGGTGCGTCGGTTTGTTACCGGCTTTTTGTTTGGCAGCGTTGGGTGCCTGATCACGTTGTCGCCCCTGGGACGTATCAGCGGGGCGCATCTGAATCCAGCAGTCACTATCGCTTTTTTTGGACGAGGTTTACTGCCATGGCGGGCGTTGTTTGGCTATATTATTGCTCAACTAGCAGGCGCTACGCTCGGTGCGGGAGCGCTGGCGGTATGGGGATCGATGGGTGATAGTCTACGCGAAGGAATAACCGTACCGGGACATAACGTGGGGACGGCATTTGCGGGTGAAGCATTCGTTACGTTTTGTCTGATCTGCGTGATTTTACTGTTCACCAGCCATGACCGACTGAAAGCCTATACCCCTTTCATGATACCACCATTGTTTTCGGTGCTGGTCGGTCTGGAAGCGCCCCTGTCCGGGTGCAGCGCCAACCCAGCCCGTAGTTTTGGCCCCGCCGTTTGGAGCGGTATCTGGACTGACCACTGGCTTTACTGGCTGGCCCCCGTAACGGGTACATTTGGCGCTCTGCTTGTATTTGCTCTTCCTGTGCTGCAATGGCTGCGAACGGATATTGCCAAATTGTATCATTTCCGGCATGACGAAACGGGATTTTTGCGGGGGCAGGAGCAACCAGCCAGTATTTAA
- a CDS encoding enolase (KEGG: pfs:PFLU1903 enolase~TIGRFAM: enolase~PFAM: enolase), which yields MKIQDISALEVLDSRGNPTVEAQVILEDGSWGQAIVPSGASTGENEAVELRDNDPLRYGGKGVRQAVANIQTQIRNSLIQRDFMDQSQLDHQLIELDGTPNKARLGANAILAVSMAFARAQAQAQQLPLYRYLQGPFTEAVWLPVPCMNVINGGRHADNNVDFQEFMIAPHQAGSFAEAIQMGETVFHTLKALLKQRGLSTGVGDEGGFAPDLKANEEAVDLILEAITRAGYKPGEQVSLCLDPAASELWQNGHYQLSKSTGQILSTEAMIRLWEDWTRQYPIVSLEDGLGEHDWEGWKALTATLGHRVELVGDDIFCTNPALVQQGIDQKIGNAVLIKPNQIGTVTQTLDTVRLAQQNQYRIFISHRSGETVDTFIADLAVATSAGAIKTGSGCRGERTEKFNQFLRIEHRLGAAARFAGRDAFGQ from the coding sequence ATGAAAATTCAAGACATCAGTGCCCTCGAAGTATTGGACTCCCGGGGTAATCCAACCGTAGAAGCTCAAGTCATCCTGGAAGATGGGAGCTGGGGCCAGGCCATCGTTCCTTCAGGAGCCTCAACCGGCGAAAACGAAGCGGTGGAACTGCGCGATAACGACCCGCTTCGCTACGGCGGCAAGGGCGTTCGGCAGGCCGTTGCCAACATTCAGACCCAGATTCGGAACAGTTTAATTCAGCGCGATTTTATGGATCAGTCGCAACTGGATCATCAACTGATTGAACTGGATGGTACGCCGAACAAGGCCCGATTGGGTGCCAATGCGATCCTGGCCGTTTCGATGGCCTTCGCCCGTGCTCAGGCTCAAGCACAGCAACTGCCGCTCTATCGTTACTTACAAGGGCCCTTTACCGAAGCCGTCTGGTTGCCTGTACCCTGCATGAACGTCATCAATGGCGGGCGCCATGCTGACAACAACGTTGATTTTCAGGAATTCATGATTGCCCCTCATCAAGCCGGGTCATTTGCGGAGGCCATTCAAATGGGCGAAACGGTTTTCCACACCCTCAAAGCGCTGCTCAAGCAACGCGGCCTGAGCACCGGCGTGGGCGATGAAGGTGGGTTTGCTCCCGACCTAAAAGCCAACGAAGAGGCCGTTGACCTGATCTTAGAGGCCATCACCCGGGCCGGGTACAAACCGGGTGAACAGGTCAGTTTATGCCTCGACCCGGCGGCCAGTGAACTCTGGCAGAATGGTCATTACCAATTGAGTAAAAGCACGGGTCAAATCTTATCTACGGAGGCCATGATCCGGCTCTGGGAGGACTGGACGCGTCAATATCCCATCGTTTCGCTGGAAGATGGCCTGGGTGAGCACGACTGGGAGGGCTGGAAAGCTCTGACTGCTACGCTTGGCCACCGGGTTGAGCTGGTGGGTGACGATATATTCTGTACCAACCCGGCACTGGTTCAGCAGGGAATCGACCAGAAAATAGGCAATGCGGTGCTCATCAAGCCCAACCAGATTGGCACAGTGACCCAGACACTCGATACGGTCAGGCTGGCGCAGCAAAATCAGTACCGAATCTTCATCTCGCACCGGAGCGGAGAGACCGTCGACACATTTATTGCCGATCTGGCGGTAGCGACCAGCGCAGGAGCCATTAAAACCGGGTCGGGTTGCAGGGGGGAACGGACCGAGAAGTTTAACCAGTTTTTGCGCATCGAGCATCGGCTGGGGGCGGCTGCTCGCTTTGCGGGCCGGGATGCGTTTGGGCAGTGA
- a CDS encoding UspA domain protein (PFAM: UspA domain protein~KEGG: abb:ABBFA_001499 universal stress family protein), whose translation MAFQNILMAVDASPYSLKSTQAGFDLARSCGADVTLIYVIDPVLEMGNIDGGEFPDQARQRERAAGQTLLDNLKQSAGSGLTVQTLMPEGKPEETILAAVEDAGADLLVIGTHDRSGLLHLLQGSMTDYVLRHSKVPVLVVPTHLQD comes from the coding sequence ATGGCTTTTCAAAACATACTCATGGCGGTTGATGCCAGTCCGTACTCCCTAAAATCGACGCAGGCTGGCTTTGATTTGGCCCGTTCCTGCGGGGCCGACGTAACGTTGATCTACGTTATTGACCCCGTACTGGAAATGGGTAACATCGACGGTGGTGAGTTTCCCGACCAGGCTCGTCAGCGCGAACGGGCGGCCGGGCAAACGCTCCTGGATAACTTGAAACAAAGCGCGGGTTCGGGCCTGACCGTTCAGACGCTGATGCCCGAGGGCAAACCCGAGGAAACGATCCTGGCTGCGGTTGAGGATGCAGGTGCCGATTTGCTGGTGATCGGCACTCATGACCGGAGTGGACTACTTCACCTGTTGCAGGGTAGTATGACCGATTACGTCCTGCGGCACAGTAAGGTCCCGGTGCTGGTCGTACCGACCCATCTGCAGGACTAA
- a CDS encoding protein of unknown function DUF190 (PFAM: protein of unknown function DUF190~KEGG: ppd:Ppro_0836 hypothetical protein), whose protein sequence is MPTLHKSELGKLRIYLTPTDKLPAPGLLGRLLGKPLARELIHRAKAAGILHATIHHSQYGYTNRGALQDDHPEQGNPRLNIYVELIDHKDALEAFCQQQYALLQHKTMVYKAAEHWSFRDTPTPSLITDYS, encoded by the coding sequence ATGCCAACCTTACATAAATCGGAACTGGGAAAATTACGGATTTACCTGACACCCACCGACAAGTTACCCGCACCGGGTTTGCTGGGACGACTGCTGGGCAAGCCGCTCGCCCGGGAGCTGATTCACCGGGCTAAAGCGGCCGGAATTCTCCATGCGACGATTCATCATTCGCAGTATGGCTATACCAACCGGGGCGCTTTACAGGACGATCATCCCGAACAGGGTAACCCCCGCTTGAATATTTACGTGGAGCTGATTGACCACAAGGACGCCCTGGAAGCTTTCTGCCAGCAACAGTATGCGCTGTTGCAACACAAAACGATGGTGTATAAAGCTGCTGAACACTGGTCTTTTCGCGACACACCTACTCCCTCATTAATCACTGACTACTCTTAA